GCCACGGTGAGGACGCCTGGGACCAGGTGCTCGACCGCGCCGGCGTCACCGGCGCCTACACCTCGCTGGAGCTCTACCCCGACGAGGAGCTGCGGGCGCTGGTCGCCTCCGGCGCGGAGCTGCTCGACACCGACCCGGGCGAGCTCACCCGCTGGCTGGGCCACGAGGCCCTGCTGGGCCTCGCCGAGCGCTACCCGCACTTCTTCGCGCCGCACGCCTCGACGCGGCCGTTCCTGCTCACGCTCAACGACGTGATCCATCCCGAGGTCCGCAAGCTCCACGTCAACGCCGACCCGCCCGACTTCGGGTTCGACGAGGGGGAGGGGGACGCGCTGCTCCTCACCTACGCCTCGCGCCGCCGGCTGTGCGACCTGGCCGTCGGCATGATCGACGGTGCCGCGACCCACTTCCGCGAGACCTCCCGGCTGACCCACGACGTCTGCATGAAGGACGGTGCCGAGGCCTGCGTGCTCACGGTGTCGTTCGCGCCGGCGCATGCTTGACGGGGTCCAGGGGGGACCGGTCGAGGCGGAGCGGGCCTCGGAGGTCGCGCGCCTGCGCCAGCGGCTGACCCGCGAGCGCGAGGCGCGCCGCGCGGCGGAGCGCACCGGCGAGGCGGCCACGACCGCGTTGTACGACGCGCTGCAGGACCTGCGCGCCGCCCAGGCCGACCTGGTGGAGCAGGCGGGCCGCGAGCGGCTCGTCGCCGAGCTGGTCCGCGACTTCCGGCAGGACCTCGACCCGGTCAAGCTGCGCGACCGCGCGTGCACCGGGCTCCAGGC
This genomic window from Nocardioides marmoribigeumensis contains:
- a CDS encoding heme NO-binding domain-containing protein is translated as MKGIIFNLVEEAVTARHGEDAWDQVLDRAGVTGAYTSLELYPDEELRALVASGAELLDTDPGELTRWLGHEALLGLAERYPHFFAPHASTRPFLLTLNDVIHPEVRKLHVNADPPDFGFDEGEGDALLLTYASRRRLCDLAVGMIDGAATHFRETSRLTHDVCMKDGAEACVLTVSFAPAHA